A genome region from Maridesulfovibrio salexigens DSM 2638 includes the following:
- a CDS encoding ferredoxin produces MGRTVAIDIDACIGCEACVEECPDVFAMGPGDLAQVTNPDGADEECIESAMDMCPVNCIIWED; encoded by the coding sequence ATGGGTCGTACTGTAGCTATTGATATTGATGCTTGTATCGGATGTGAAGCTTGTGTTGAAGAATGTCCTGATGTTTTTGCAATGGGGCCCGGAGATCTGGCTCAGGTCACTAATCCGGATGGAGCTGATGAAGAGTGTATTGAGTCGGCAATGGATATGTGTCCTGTAAACTGTATTATTTGGGAAGATTAA
- a CDS encoding 4Fe-4S dicluster domain-containing protein: MDKASVINTCRGTSGGCRFALHVDEDFAERLEKVIEESGWPEFLHQKFGEKVNRHKLVNVSAASCPNGCSRPHIADIGLIRACVPVIDHEGCIGCEECIRNCPDEAMEMVDGKVVITREKCLVCGYCTNVCPTEVISCSRSGWRFLVGGRLGRHPRLGMELPGVYSDDEVLELISRCMKLWMDNYVDGKRFGWVMDRVGHDKILLES; encoded by the coding sequence ATGGATAAAGCTTCTGTAATCAATACCTGCCGGGGAACTTCCGGGGGATGCCGTTTTGCATTGCATGTAGACGAGGATTTTGCCGAGCGTCTTGAAAAGGTGATAGAGGAAAGTGGCTGGCCCGAATTCCTCCATCAAAAATTTGGTGAAAAGGTCAACAGGCATAAGCTGGTCAATGTCAGTGCTGCTTCTTGTCCTAATGGTTGTTCACGTCCGCATATAGCTGATATCGGTTTGATTCGGGCCTGCGTTCCGGTCATTGATCATGAAGGTTGTATCGGTTGTGAAGAGTGCATACGCAATTGTCCTGATGAAGCTATGGAAATGGTTGACGGGAAGGTTGTAATAACCCGCGAAAAATGTCTTGTCTGTGGCTATTGCACCAATGTCTGCCCTACGGAAGTGATTTCCTGTTCCCGCAGCGGCTGGCGTTTTCTTGTCGGCGGCAGACTGGGAAGGCATCCTCGCCTTGGTATGGAGCTTCCCGGTGTTTATTCGGACGATGAAGTTTTAGAGTTGATTTCCAGATGCATGAAACTCTGGATGGATAATTACGTAGACGGCAAGCGGTTCGGCTGGGTCATGGATCGCGTAGGCCACGATAAAATATTGCTGGAATCTTAG
- the hcp gene encoding hydroxylamine reductase: MFCNQCEQTAKGQGCTVKGVCGKTDEVSAIQDLLVQVLVELGTVATAARKEGIAVSNEVNRLTAEGVFSTLTNVNFDDERFVPVIKNVAAARDELAAKVSADCGKLTKVAGTAAELSKQGEAFPVTSFDENEDLRSLKQILVYGLKGVAAYTDHAAILGQEDDELYAQIHEALSVVPQQLGMEELVGWAMKCGEMNLKAMELLDAGNTGAYGHPVPTEVPLGAKAGKAILVSGHDLKDLRQLLEQTEGTGINIYTHGEMLPCHGYPELKKFDHFYGHYGTAWQNQAKEFAQFPGAILMTTNCIQKPVESYKGNIYTTGLVGWPGVTHVTNGDFAEVIAKAQELPGFEADTDNGKVLCGFARNTVLGVADKVIEGVKAGAIKHFFLVGGCDGAKPGRNYYTDFVEQAPQDTVILTLACGKFRFFDKQLGDIGGIPRLLDIGQCNDAYSAIQIAVALANAFECGVNDLPLSMVLSWYEQKAVSILLTLLHLGIKDIRLGPSLPAFVTPNVLNFLVENFNIMPISTPEEDLKAILG, from the coding sequence ATGTTTTGTAACCAGTGTGAACAGACAGCGAAAGGACAGGGTTGTACCGTTAAGGGTGTTTGCGGAAAGACTGATGAAGTTTCTGCCATCCAAGACCTTCTGGTGCAGGTTCTTGTAGAGCTCGGTACCGTTGCTACCGCAGCACGCAAGGAAGGAATTGCGGTTTCCAACGAAGTTAACCGCCTCACCGCTGAAGGCGTGTTCTCCACCCTGACCAACGTTAACTTTGATGACGAAAGATTTGTTCCTGTCATTAAGAATGTTGCTGCTGCCCGTGACGAACTGGCTGCCAAGGTCAGTGCAGACTGTGGCAAGCTGACCAAGGTTGCCGGCACTGCTGCTGAACTGAGCAAGCAGGGCGAAGCATTCCCCGTAACCTCCTTCGATGAAAACGAAGATCTGCGTTCCCTGAAACAGATCCTTGTGTATGGTCTCAAGGGTGTTGCCGCTTATACCGATCATGCAGCCATTCTCGGTCAGGAAGACGATGAACTTTACGCTCAGATTCATGAAGCTCTTTCCGTAGTTCCCCAGCAGCTCGGCATGGAAGAACTGGTCGGTTGGGCGATGAAGTGCGGTGAAATGAACCTCAAGGCCATGGAACTGCTTGATGCAGGTAACACCGGCGCTTACGGTCATCCCGTTCCTACCGAAGTTCCCCTCGGCGCCAAGGCCGGTAAGGCCATCCTCGTTTCCGGTCACGATCTTAAGGATCTGCGCCAGCTTCTCGAGCAGACCGAAGGTACCGGAATCAATATTTATACCCACGGCGAAATGCTGCCCTGTCACGGTTACCCCGAGCTTAAGAAGTTCGACCACTTCTACGGACATTACGGAACCGCATGGCAGAATCAGGCTAAGGAATTTGCACAGTTCCCCGGTGCTATCCTTATGACCACCAACTGCATTCAGAAGCCTGTTGAAAGCTACAAGGGCAATATTTACACCACCGGTCTCGTGGGCTGGCCCGGAGTTACCCACGTAACCAACGGCGATTTTGCTGAAGTAATCGCAAAGGCACAGGAACTTCCCGGTTTCGAAGCTGATACTGACAACGGCAAGGTACTTTGCGGTTTCGCACGTAACACCGTTCTCGGTGTAGCTGACAAGGTAATCGAAGGTGTTAAGGCCGGTGCCATCAAGCATTTCTTCCTCGTCGGCGGTTGCGACGGTGCCAAGCCCGGACGTAACTACTACACCGATTTCGTAGAGCAGGCTCCGCAGGATACCGTTATCCTGACCCTTGCTTGCGGTAAGTTCCGTTTCTTCGACAAGCAGCTCGGCGATATCGGCGGCATTCCTCGTCTGCTGGATATCGGACAGTGCAACGATGCATACTCCGCAATCCAGATCGCAGTGGCACTTGCCAATGCATTCGAATGCGGCGTCAACGACCTGCCTCTGTCCATGGTTCTTTCATGGTACGAGCAGAAGGCAGTATCCATCCTGCTGACCCTGCTGCACCTCGGCATCAAGGACATCCGCCTCGGACCCAGTCTCCCTGCATTCGTAACACCCAACGTGCTGAACTTCCTCGTTGAAAACTTCAACATTATGCCCATCAGCACCCCTGAAGAAGATCTCAAGGCAATTCTCGGTTAG
- a CDS encoding 4Fe-4S binding protein, producing the protein MAGLFIISLSYLLLAAHALRGGDGGLAVFMIGTAGLAFSRERWAGNVAGVMLGCGSLLWLVKGSSLINLRIGVGGDWIRLAVIMGSLFAVTIFAAAYCFSTAGRERFCQGKDQGWFRTSIFLLTVLLLEITRNKVSFPILLADRFFPGWGRAEIFLLACYASWLGGKMFSPEGAKTMRPRIWALFSLVFFGQLAFGIAGIEQFLMTGKLHLPVPALIAAGPVYRGSGFFMPILFTVSVLLVGPAWCSHLCYIGAWDDQCSRIGKLRPSRKFNSRLIWMRLALLAVVVGAAWGMRVAGASVAIAVWSASLFGLAGIAVMFWFSRRMGMMVHCTAFCPMGIVSNLLGRVSPWRMKISDDCCKCMKCSKSCRYNALKPVDIAAGRPGISCTLCGDCISSCSSSSLGYRLPIVTPKTARMVFLVLVITLHALFLGVARI; encoded by the coding sequence ATGGCGGGACTTTTTATCATATCACTTTCCTATCTGCTGTTGGCTGCCCATGCCTTGCGTGGCGGTGATGGCGGACTGGCTGTATTTATGATCGGAACTGCCGGACTTGCTTTCAGTCGGGAGCGTTGGGCAGGTAATGTTGCCGGGGTTATGCTCGGTTGCGGCTCGTTGCTTTGGCTCGTGAAAGGTTCCAGTTTGATAAACCTGCGTATCGGCGTCGGTGGAGATTGGATACGGCTGGCTGTTATTATGGGGTCGTTGTTCGCTGTAACTATTTTTGCTGCTGCCTATTGTTTTTCTACTGCCGGACGCGAGCGTTTCTGCCAGGGTAAGGATCAAGGTTGGTTCAGGACGAGTATCTTTCTACTTACAGTGCTGTTGCTGGAAATTACGCGCAACAAAGTATCTTTTCCCATCCTTCTTGCTGATCGATTTTTTCCCGGTTGGGGTAGGGCGGAGATATTTCTTTTAGCCTGCTACGCTTCGTGGCTGGGTGGAAAAATGTTCAGCCCGGAAGGTGCAAAAACAATGCGTCCGCGTATCTGGGCTTTGTTCTCGCTGGTCTTTTTCGGACAGCTGGCCTTTGGGATTGCAGGAATTGAGCAGTTTCTGATGACCGGAAAGCTTCATTTACCTGTCCCTGCATTAATTGCCGCAGGTCCGGTCTATCGCGGTTCCGGTTTTTTTATGCCTATCCTTTTTACCGTGTCTGTGTTGCTGGTCGGTCCGGCATGGTGCAGTCATCTCTGCTACATCGGTGCATGGGATGATCAGTGCAGCCGCATTGGTAAGCTTAGACCTTCACGCAAATTTAATTCTCGTCTGATCTGGATGCGACTCGCTCTGCTGGCAGTGGTGGTTGGTGCTGCGTGGGGAATGCGTGTGGCAGGAGCTTCAGTTGCAATAGCGGTCTGGAGTGCCTCTTTGTTTGGTTTAGCTGGGATAGCGGTCATGTTTTGGTTTTCACGCCGGATGGGTATGATGGTTCACTGCACGGCCTTTTGTCCCATGGGTATAGTTTCCAATTTGCTGGGGCGTGTCTCCCCGTGGCGGATGAAAATATCTGATGATTGCTGTAAATGTATGAAATGCAGCAAGTCCTGCCGCTATAACGCCCTCAAGCCTGTAGATATAGCGGCTGGGCGACCCGGAATTTCCTGCACCCTTTGTGGAGATTGTATTTCAAGTTGCTCCAGTTCCAGTCTAGGTTATCGTTTGCCGATAGTTACTCCTAAAACGGCTCGTATGGTGTTTCTGGTTCTGGTTATTACTTTGCATGCCCTGTTTTTGGGTGTGGCGCGTATCTAA
- a CDS encoding ATP-binding protein: protein MKVLRKMISIDEDLCDGCGQCVPGCEEGALQIIDGKAKLVAEKYCDGLGACLGECPTGALKVIEVEADDFDPEAVKELLTEQGRAVPDHMPDPKSLHLDGPKAKPASGGCGCAGSRIEAFAPAASPCQQANVPTDAEAGPSHLTHWPIQIRLVPADAPFLKGADLLLTADCVAVSMPGYHERFLPGKKVLMGCPKFDDVQLYVQRLAEIFTVSGIKSITVLEMEVPCCSNFSRIVAAALKQAGADIPAEKIIVKRTGEIKAKTTLDQPVPL from the coding sequence ATGAAAGTATTACGTAAGATGATTTCTATAGATGAAGATCTTTGTGACGGTTGCGGCCAGTGCGTACCGGGCTGTGAAGAAGGCGCGTTGCAGATTATTGACGGCAAGGCCAAGCTTGTGGCTGAGAAGTACTGTGACGGCTTGGGCGCATGTCTGGGCGAATGTCCCACCGGTGCTCTGAAGGTTATTGAAGTGGAAGCCGATGACTTTGATCCTGAAGCAGTTAAGGAACTGCTGACTGAACAGGGCCGTGCGGTTCCTGATCACATGCCTGATCCTAAGAGTCTGCATCTGGATGGTCCCAAGGCCAAGCCTGCTTCCGGCGGCTGCGGCTGTGCAGGATCTCGGATTGAGGCTTTTGCTCCGGCAGCTTCCCCCTGCCAGCAGGCTAATGTGCCGACCGATGCAGAGGCCGGACCTTCGCATCTGACCCACTGGCCTATCCAGATCCGTCTGGTGCCTGCGGATGCACCGTTCCTGAAGGGGGCGGATCTGTTGCTGACTGCGGACTGTGTGGCTGTTTCGATGCCGGGCTATCACGAAAGATTCCTGCCCGGTAAGAAGGTGCTCATGGGCTGTCCCAAGTTTGATGATGTACAGCTTTATGTGCAGCGTCTGGCTGAAATTTTCACTGTGAGCGGTATCAAGTCCATCACTGTGCTGGAAATGGAAGTTCCCTGTTGCTCCAACTTCAGCAGAATTGTGGCTGCAGCCCTCAAGCAGGCCGGAGCTGATATTCCGGCAGAAAAGATTATTGTGAAGCGTACCGGTGAAATCAAGGCTAAGACCACCCTTGACCAGCCTGTACCGCTTTAG
- a CDS encoding motility protein A, with product MDFSTLIGMLVGLSLVVGAIFIGGAVDVFVNVPGMMIVIGGTLASICVAFPFEEVLQAMLAGFKAFSSRKVKVNEVVNIMVKVAEISRREGLIALENVQTENVVLRKSCQLIADNADPELIRATLQIEISAMKRRHKIAQDVYKRLAGLAPAFGMLGTLIGLVQMLSNLQDPASIGPAMAVAILTTFYGSLLATLLFIPIGAKLRARTLQEQLHLEIIFEGAKSILENNNPRLVYEKLSSFQAPKDRSGD from the coding sequence ATGGATTTTTCCACTTTAATCGGGATGCTGGTCGGGCTTTCCCTTGTTGTCGGTGCGATTTTTATCGGTGGGGCTGTTGATGTATTTGTCAACGTTCCCGGTATGATGATTGTTATCGGTGGAACTTTGGCCTCTATCTGCGTTGCTTTTCCTTTTGAAGAAGTTTTGCAGGCCATGCTTGCAGGTTTTAAAGCTTTTTCTTCCAGAAAGGTAAAAGTAAACGAAGTAGTGAACATCATGGTTAAGGTTGCTGAAATCAGCCGCCGTGAAGGTTTAATAGCTCTTGAGAATGTCCAGACGGAAAACGTAGTTCTTCGTAAATCATGCCAGCTCATCGCTGATAACGCTGATCCTGAACTTATCCGGGCTACTTTGCAGATCGAAATTTCAGCCATGAAAAGGCGTCATAAGATCGCACAGGACGTATACAAACGTCTTGCGGGGCTGGCTCCTGCCTTCGGTATGCTCGGTACTCTGATCGGTCTGGTTCAGATGCTGTCCAACCTGCAGGACCCTGCATCCATCGGTCCGGCTATGGCGGTAGCAATCCTGACTACTTTTTACGGTTCCCTGTTGGCTACTCTGCTTTTTATTCCCATCGGGGCAAAACTCAGAGCCAGAACTCTTCAGGAACAGCTGCATCTTGAGATTATTTTCGAGGGTGCTAAGTCCATCCTTGAGAACAATAACCCCCGTCTGGTTTACGAGAAGCTTTCTTCGTTCCAGGCTCCCAAGGACCGAAGCGGAGATTAA
- a CDS encoding purine-nucleoside phosphorylase has product MTSPESIHTISRHILEKIDNFQTNATGIILGSGLGEAITKLDSAIEIPYSEIPGFPQSTVKGHSGSLIYGFMEEKPVLVFSGRFHIYEGYSAAEACTPVRVMGELGIKRIFITNAAGALNPQFDAGDLMLITDQINFTGHSPLTGPNNDDWGVRFPDMSKVYCDKLRAIAVAAAKDKGVRLERGVYVEVTGPNLETPAETRMFKRLGADAVGMSTAIEAIAAVHMGIKVMGIACLTNKNLPDCMAETTHEAVIEQAAKSSAAMSTLIREIISRLD; this is encoded by the coding sequence ATGACCTCCCCGGAATCTATACATACTATTAGCAGGCATATACTAGAAAAGATAGATAATTTTCAAACTAACGCCACCGGGATCATTCTTGGTTCCGGTCTTGGCGAAGCCATCACAAAGCTGGATTCAGCCATTGAAATTCCATACTCTGAAATACCGGGATTCCCGCAGTCCACGGTAAAAGGACATTCCGGAAGTCTTATTTACGGATTTATGGAAGAAAAACCTGTACTTGTATTCAGCGGACGTTTCCATATTTACGAAGGATACAGCGCGGCAGAGGCCTGCACCCCGGTACGGGTTATGGGGGAGCTGGGCATAAAACGAATTTTCATTACGAACGCCGCCGGAGCGCTCAATCCGCAATTTGATGCCGGAGACCTCATGCTGATCACCGATCAGATAAATTTCACAGGACACTCCCCGCTCACCGGCCCCAACAACGATGATTGGGGAGTCCGTTTCCCGGACATGAGCAAGGTTTATTGCGATAAACTGCGCGCCATCGCCGTAGCTGCCGCTAAAGACAAGGGAGTACGGCTTGAACGCGGTGTTTACGTAGAGGTAACCGGACCAAACCTTGAAACTCCAGCCGAAACCCGTATGTTCAAGAGACTTGGAGCCGATGCAGTAGGCATGTCCACCGCCATTGAAGCCATTGCCGCCGTGCACATGGGCATCAAGGTTATGGGCATAGCCTGCCTGACCAACAAGAACCTGCCGGACTGCATGGCTGAAACAACCCATGAAGCCGTAATCGAACAGGCAGCCAAATCTTCAGCAGCCATGTCCACCCTGATCAGAGAAATTATTTCCCGGCTGGATTGA